cccgccctgCCCCTTTCCCATTGGTCCGCTCCGAGGAAGTGGCCCGCTCCCGGCCGATTGGCGTAGAGCGTGATGATTGGCGGCGGAGCCGGCCAGTCCGCTGGCGAGCGTGGCTGCGCGGCGGGCAAGCGGGAGCATGGAGCGCGGCGCGGTACAGCGCCTGGCCGCCCGGCTGGGCCTCACCGAGCCCGGCGTCATCAGGTACCGCGCGGGTGGGCGGGCGGGCGGTACGGCGGGGCAGCCCCCCTCGGCGGTCCGGCCCCGGCACAGCCTTGGGAGTGGCttcacccacccccacccccccccgggggCGTCGTTCCCGTCCGGAGAGCCGCGGCTGCCCGGCCTGGTCCCCTGCAGCCTCCTACCCGGGGGCGCTCCCGGCCCTGCCTTCCGCCGCCGGCCCGGTTCTGCGCCGCGGAGGCCAGCCACCGGCGCTGCGGGCTGccaagggcagagctgctgctgccaggtgcCAGAGGCAGGGCGGCCTTGGCCTGCGCCGGGCCGGCGCCCTCTCCCTCAGcgtgtgctgggctgggggcgcCCTGGGCCCGGCTGTCCCGCAGCCCCTGGCTGTCCtcacagccccagctgtgcgaACACGGGCTCTGTGTACCGGgtgttttgcagaaaagctgaagagtATCTGCGGCTGTCCCAGGTGAGATGCCTGGGATTCATGGCTCAGGTGACAGCAACGAGCGCTGCCGTGATGTGCCTGGACCTGGCTGCTAGTTTCATGAAGCAACCGGTTGACAGAGTAAGATACTGGATATGGCTTGGCTGGCTGTTGCATTCTCCATAAATCCAATAAAATCATTGTTCTGTGTGGTGTATGTCGGGAGCAGGACGGGGGGTGGTTATGGTTAGCACTGGCATTACCCTAGACCCAGCAGTGTGCTCCTAGGCACAGTGTTAGAGCTTTCACTACTCAGAGTTTGCAACAAGGCAAATGGAGATCAGTGGCACAGTCGTTTCACAAGTTGACCTTTTATTGCTATAAATTCAGCTCTTTTAGTAACAAGTAAACTACCAGCAAGGATGTTAAATTTACGATCCCTCCCTTTTACTgtgggagggaagcagcagctacAAGAAGTCCCTCTCTATAGCGGTACCTGTAAACTTCCACCTGCAGACCTGCTGGGTAAATAGCACTGCGCCACCACAATAACGTCTGGTACAAGGGGTTTGTGATTGTCCATTCACAGACAGAAGAGAATTTAATTGGACCTGACCCCATGAGGAGCAGCATAAAAGTATTGCTCATCTCTTTAAATTGCCCAGACCTTGGCTGCCTTTGTTTTTAACCACCTCGTTGTCATACAATGTGGAAAAGACAAACCTCACTTCCAGTGAAATGGTCCAAAAATAGCACTGCATTAAAAGGTGCAGCATTCCTAGGTGGTTAATCTTTCTGCGTGCAGTCAAAACTTACATCATTCGttgcacagatttgtttaatATAGCAATTGAACTTTATTTTACAGTGTTGTATATTTTCTCCCTAATCTGTGTGGCTTGCCTGCATAAGATGTCGGGAAGGAATCTTGCTAActcttcaggtttgtttttgtCTTCTTGAAAGAGCTATTGTGTTAAACTCTCCGGTTTGAACAAGACTGCTTACCAGAGCTTCATGAAGTCTTTGGAGTGTTTGCTAGAGGTGAAACCTAGACTGGGAATGAGAGACTTGGCTGTGCAATTCTGCTGCACAGAGGCAGTGAACACCGCTTCAAAAATACTGCAGAGGTGAGGAAGCTCTCTGAGCACACTGGTAGCCACTAGTAAGATTCTTTGTTCATTAGATGTGTAAAGAGCTTGATGGTTGAAAGGGCCAGGTATCTCCCACTGGCTGGAGTGGTGAGGTGAGTGCTTACCACTGACAATCCAGCCATTTATCCAGGACACTTTTTAGGATACCTGTTAGAAAGGCTTAGTCTGTGAATCTCAGTAAGTCATTGTCCAAGTCCCAGTTCTTCAGCTGGGAAtagtgtaaaaaatacaggaatCTTAGTCCCTGTATTTGTCCATAGCATCACACTGTCTTCCATTTAACTGCTGATCATGTCACAGTTCAGAAGGTAATGCTCAGTAGAAACAAATCCTCCCTTCTGGAAAAGCAGATCTCTTAAAACACACGTTACCTGTAAAAACAATAGGTAGAACACTGCAATGGAAATTCAATAGCTTTAACTAAGATTTTGCATTCTGTAACATCTACTTTAACAAGAGCAATACCTGAAGAGCTGTGTTCTGGAGTGCTGTCACCCTGATAGCACATTTAAATGCTGTAAGGTCAATGAACAGAGGCTGTGTATGCTTGACAGTGTTtaacacaaaccagaaaaaaaaccccgaacaTCCTGGGGACAGGTGgacaataaaaaattaaattcttcagtGCTGCACATCCACTATGTCGTTTTCCATATTTAAGCCTTCATCCGTGTAATACCTAGTAGAGGAATCAAAGAAACTGTAATTCTACTCTCTGTTACAGGATGGATGTATGCAAAGCATCTTATTATAACTTGAAGATGTAATGTAGATAGAAGTGCTGTGATGTGGAGCAAGAGAAATAGATTTTGCTGTCATGCTTTGATCCAGATCCCTAACCTAAAATACCTTCAATTCAAAACCAGGAGATGATACTAATGCCCTTCTTTTCCCTACTCTCTTTTGGTCttctcagccagcagcagctgtttctgcttGACTTGGTTACAAAGGACCAAGTGATCCAACAGGAGACTTGTTCAACTGCTGAGTACTATGCGACAGCTTCATTTGAGGCAAATGCACTATGCAATTATCATTCTTGTTGTTCTTTAGGTATGAATCCAGCCTCTCTGAAGCACAGCAAATGGACCTTGATTTATCAAAACCACTCTTTACAACAGCTGCGCTATTCACTGCATGCAGGTGAGTATAGCCTGGGGGGTCTTTTATAGGCTCCGATGTCCAGTGAGACACCAAACAGAAACAGCGCTTATAAGTGGATGAGTCATTCTATGTCTGAATGGTCTTGTTTATcccatcctgctgccctgctcctggaaGTGGAGACAACTCTAGCAAACCACACCTTTCCTTACAGTGAAGTCTCCAACCTGCACTACGTTTGCCTTCAGGATAAAGCAGGAGTGTTGTttcaaatacacagaaaaggATCTTGAGTTACTTATCCTAAAATCATTAAAACCCGTCTTCCCTGGTGTGTAATGGGATGTTGCGGGTAATTCCATTAAGACATATCCGTGGTAGTGgctgaaaaactttttttatcgTTTTGCACTTAACTCTCCTTCCTCTCAGCCTAACCAGCATAATGTAATCCCTCAGTAACATTTCCAGATTtagtgagaatttttttccattgtcagGATAGATTTGAGCTGGGCACAAAGCAAGAAGTTCTATAGCTTTTGGTGAGATACTGCTTGAGGTGCAAGAGTGGCTGCTAGCTTACTTCTGAGCACCAAGAAGCAGCCGttctaaagaaggaaaagcccTCAGCCCTACACCGTCACATCCTGAGGGTGTTGTGACCTTTGGGAGATGGATCTAATAGCTGTAAGACCTGTATCATCTTGGAAGATAGGTGTCTGGAGCACCTGACTCAGCCGACCCTTTGTATGAATTTGCTTTGATGCAAGTATCTTGCCTCTCAGTATTATGCCTTGTAACAATCTTATGAAGCAGTTCAGGTGCTGTGTAGTTGCACAGCTCCCGGCAAATGTTCTCGTGACACAGGGGTCCCATTCAGCTTTTTGCAGTAGTGGGATTTTGTCCTCATTCCCTCAAGATCTGAGAAGCACCTTTCCTAACAGAATTTCCTTATGTAACTTGAACTAACCCTGAGTTTCAATTCCTGAACAAGTAGTGACTGAGTAGTGTCGGGGGTCTGTTTTTTAAGCAGATTTGTTTCTGAGTGAGGGAAGGATTAGACAGAACAAAACCTCAGGCCTAACTTTCTCATAGGCATTGTTGGTACAGTAAATGCCACCTCACCTGAGTGATAGTTGCTGGAGCGTTGCTTTGTACAGAGCTAATTTAACTTTCTCTTGTAGGTGTTTGAAGGTAAAAGTGGACAAAACTAAAATGTTGGCTGCATCTGGGGTGAAAAAAGCCATATTTGACCGGCTGTGCAGTCAGCTGGAGAAGATTAGCAAGCAACTCAGCCGTAAGTTTTTGGCTTTACCTGTGTAAGACAGCATACTCATCACCTGGTCTCGGTGCTCCCATCCTTTTCAACTGGTGATTTAATTCTGATGACTTTCAGCTGTCTCCTTCCAGCCAAACCTGCTCATGCATTCCAGCATGATCCCTGCAGTCCAGTTCCCAATCACAGTCATTGCTTCTGGGAAAGTTGCAGCAGCTTAGCATGTGGCAAGaccaaaaccaaatatttttctctcttctcaaaTCCTCACTTCTCCTTACATTCTATGCTGCTGCAAGTTATCCCCTACTGCTCCTATACTACCTAACCTATCTTGGATTCCtcctttttgcttgcttgctgcaTCTTGTTAACATGGCAACATGACACACAACATAACCATATTGCTCCCTCTCCTGCTTTGACTGACTCCTGCGTTTGTCCTTTACCCCACTGCAGAATTAACCAGTCTAAGCCTTGCTCTTCTGGTAGCAATTCAGCTATTACCTGACACCATCCTTCCACATACAGTGGGCAGACATGAGGAATCTTTAAGCCTGTTGTTCAGCCTGTAACGCTCTCCGCTCCTTTTTGTGGAGGAGGAAGACTGAAATATGATACACACCTTCCTGTCCTTGTATCTCCTCCTTCCTGCAtatctcctttttcatttcccaGGCTTTCCTTCTTACTTTCCCCCTGACAGTACCCCTGCTTGACCCTGTCTTCACGCTTTGTATTGTGAAGTTTTCTAGAATGTGCTGCCTGAACCCAAACCAAAAGCTGATGCTCTCTCCCAAGGCATGGACCTTCCCATAGTGCAGTGCcctataaaaaaaacccaaaaacctttACTCACCTAACAGCTAAAACAGCTAAAGGCAGCTGGGAGTTTCTGTATCAGTTCAGGGAAAAGCGCGTTTCTGTATACATGGACAGCACCACGGATGTTGTGGGCATCTATAATACAGTAATATACAATATAATACAAAGTGTGGAAGtggaataaaagaagaaataaccAATAACCCTGCCTGACTAATGAAGAGGGGTAGCAGTGTGGGTTTGGGGTATAAAAATGGCAGATTATTGTGGTTACTAATGCAGCAGCAGTCTGTGTAACCCTTGAAGCATGCTGGCACCTCTGCATGTAGAGCTTGAGCATCAGTCTGGACCAGGGAACTGCCCTGACTGGGAGACAAAACTTTAGGAAGGTGGCACTGCTGTCAAAGAATGGCATATAGCACACCACCCTTGGGGCCCCAAACACCGTTCAGAAGTAAAGCaacttacttatttttttagaGGAAGATGTTTCACAGGCTGAAGAGCCACCTGAAATCTTGCAGACCAACCTGGAGCACTGTGAGAAGGAAGATGGTAAGTTGTATTTAGCCATGAACTAAAATCACCTCACCAGAGCCGTTCTGAACTTCATAATCACTTAATATTTCAGTTGTGTAATGTGCCATAATGCTCGGGTCACTCTGTTACTCTGTTCTGCAAACCACTGGCTAATGTAAGGACAAAGAGAACTTGGCAGAAGGACAGTGGTGTTCATACTGGGTAGTTCTAGCAGAATGAAGGACAAGTTCCATTCAGACACAAAGGTGAAGAGGTGACTGTTCCAGCAGGTGAGGGGAGCAGCAAACCATAGGGTTAGATAACACAGTGACAGACCCTGTGCTTGTGTCTGTACAGTTGCTCACTACTGTGGTTATTCCCAGCAACATGTTGCCCACGATGGCCTGTCATGGACTTTCTCCTTCTCTAATAGAATCTGAAGATGATGAGGAGATGCCATGTAAACGGCTGaagactgaaacaaaagaagactatgaagaatggaaaaagaaaatcctggaaAACGCTGCTAAGGCACAAGAGACAAGTAGGAGTACTGCCTCTGTAGTGCCACCTAGTAATACAGCTGCTACATGCTCATAATTTTAACTTTCCCTCTGCTCTAACTTGAGTTCCAATAGCATATGAGTGATGGCTGCCTGGTAGCCAGCTGATTTTATTAGCtagtttttaagtttttaagaatgttatttttagtAAATGACACCAGAATTGAGGTGATTTTGCAAGAAGCCTGTCTGACATATTGCCAGGCTGGTACCTGAGCAACTAAGACATGAGGTGGTAGAACAGCTTCATTCTCTTGCTGCAAGCAGCAGGTAACATTCTAATGCCATGTTAAATGTAAACAAGTTTTATGCCCTTTGGCCCCCGGGCTGGAAGTAGTCAGTGAAAAAAAACGGGGAGAGGACTAACAGTGCCTTCTTAAACCGCAAAATCAGCAGAGGAATTAagactgatgatttttttattattatttttttactgttgaaGAAATGTTTAGTCACTGAATTTGACTTATTTTTATGACATGTATGGAATGGAAATGTCTGTGCTTGTAAAGGGTCCCAAATATTccaagaaacaataaaaatagtggaaggaaaagaaaagctttgcatTATGACATCAGGTTCTTGGCACTTGTCATATATAAAACCTTTGGAATGCAAAATGAAAGACATACAGGAGCTGTCTGTGCTTTATGAAGGAAGATACCCAGGGGACAGAGGTTCTTGGCTGGCTAATGCAGGCTTCTTTGCATCTTGCAGTCATAAACTTCAGGAAGAGGAGAGCATGCTCTGCCCTGTAGTTCTTAGAGGCAACTTTTGCAGTCCTACACTTTCATCCCAGTTACTCAAACTACAATTTACGTTAACTACTTTTTGAAGGTAAATCATTGCTTTCAGCAGTACAGGGCTACTGTAACTATAAAATCAATCCAGGCATCTTCATCCCATTTCTCTTGCATGTTTTCTGCCTGGGATGTGCAAGCAGAAGTTAACTTTCATAAATCCTCATTTCAGAACAATCCAGAACCCCCCCAAGTATCCATATGAAACAGGAGAAATTATATCATGTTTGAGCATTCAGATTTGAAACACTGCTCCTACCTGAGCTTCTCAACAGAACGTTAATAGCTTGCCGAATGCCTCGCTGCTGTGCATGCTCCTTGCTTACCTGGGTGACACTGATGGCACCAGAATTACAATAGCTGGTGTCATTAACTGCTTTAGTTATCGATGTATGGGGCCAGTTCTTCATCATACTTACTGCTTCAGGGATTCGGGTCACTTGAGCTTTTTGTAGACCCCAAAGCAAAATGCACAGGACATGGTGAAACATCCCATAAGGCTGCAGAGGTGGGTTCCACTCTACTGCAGAACCATGCGATGGCTGCTGAATCTAAAGGTTTTTCTTTATGTTAGAAGCAAAACAGTAATCCTGCTGGCCAGATGTGCCTTCTCTTTGTAGAAAATGGAGAGGAAGTACATACAAGACAGCAGAAAGCATACGTGTTACCCTCTTACAAAAATAGAGGAAGAAGCACACAGTAATTGGTAATTAAAACTTACTGgccatttttcttccacttctcctcctcccaatgcataaaaaaaggaaatcattTGAAGCCAACTTAACTTTAATTAGCAAGGGCTAATTTCATTCCAGATGAGGGTTCTGAATGTAACGGTAACTATTGGGGAATGGACTCCAAAGAGATGCCTGATGTGCAGGTAAAAAACTGGAAAGTTCTAAGTAAGAGCTAAACCAAAACTGAGGAATAAACTTGTTGCACTTCAATGGAATTTATTAGTATCAATTCAGAAATATACAGACCAATTAATATAATCACATTTAGCATGCAGAGCCACTGTGGAAggaaaacatgaacaaaagtGGGCCTTCACAGAAGGTGATACACTGTCACGATTATTTCACTTTAATAATACTTCTCTCTAATAACTCTTCTCTGTCTCAATTCTGGAAATGCTGCAGAGGTCCAGAATTCAGGACTACTCACAAGTGAGAAGCAGTAGAGTAGAAAAGATAACTAGACTACGGTAATCCAGTCTTACAAACCTCTTTATTAGCAGCCAACACTTTTGCTAATTCAAGGGACATGAAAGTCCATGAAGTTAAAGGGTACTTTACAGTGGTGGAAAGCTAGTTTTAGTAGTAttagtttctgtttttcttaagagcCCATCCAGCTCACAGAAAGAGTTTTGCAAAATCTAGAACAGGAATAAAGGAAACCACAGGTTTAATAATTAATGTTATACTTTCAGTGGAGAGACTGGAAGTGACTCCAACTCTTTATACATCAggaaaaaattttaaatccaaAAGTTAGTTAGTAGtgtgaagaaaacatttaacgTTCAAGAGCAAAGTCAGGGGAAAGAAGGGCTTCAGCCTCCTAACTGGACTAAAGGCTGAGTCTGGCAACACTTTCCCTGCCACTGAACAGCATTAAAACCTATTTTGCATATCACACCGTATCAGCTTCTCAGACTTCATTACAACtgtcagagagaagaaaaaaatcctcaaactAAAACTTAGAAAACTATGGGCTGCACTTACAGCCAGTAAGAAGCACTCACAAgttttaaatacatacaaaatgaTGTCtggaaatttcttcttttctggacCAAAGAAGATCTTTTTGCATAGACAGAATGGTTATTAGGTGATTTATTTGTGGCAGTTTCACCTATCTCCTTCCAAAAGCTCAATCCATTCAGCTCAATTCAACTCACCATAAGAAAAAGCATCAATGGACCGACTGACTCAAGTTGCTTCAAACCAGGATTCCTCATATTCCCTAGCTATGCAGTGACTATATTTTAAAGGGCAGGCTAGagttaaaaaaagtaacaaaccaaaccattcAACTCTGAGTAGTTGCACTGAATCATCATCatgtttgggggaaaaaagtagtctttttttttttttttttccccaaaaaaatcacagacGAGCAGGATATCCGATATCTTTTGTTCTAAGTAACAAACATGCGAGGGAAAAATTGTGCCACTGTTGTGGCAGTGCTCTAAAACTGATGACATACATCAGTGATGAAGAAAGTCTTTAGGGATCCCATGCTTGCTGtgagaaaccagaaaactgaCAAGGTATGTTCTGATGTAAACACACCAACAACACTCCGCAGAATCAAAGCGTTCAGCAAGAAGTCAGCCCCAgtaacagccttttttttttttttttttttttccattactatGTACAACAACTGaaaatctgtaaaaacaaacaaggtaGCTTCTGCTTTTAGTAATTATTTCAGTGCCTGTTCCTGAGGCACTTCTGGAACCTTAGCACTAACACACATAATGTTTGAAGAGGACAGACCCAAAACTTTATATTATAAACCAGAGGATTCAAATTATTGAAGATACTGAGTCCCTTCTTCCATGTCTTCACGTCCATTTCTAAGAGCAGTAGATGCTTCATACGAGCTTATGCAAGCTTGACCGACATACTCTGAAATCTCTTCAGCCTGTTAGCAGCAGCCACcacataaaaatgtttctgtgaacAAAAGAGAACAGTCCAAGCATGAGTGCAACTGAGCTAAAGGA
This sequence is a window from Falco peregrinus isolate bFalPer1 chromosome 14, bFalPer1.pri, whole genome shotgun sequence. Protein-coding genes within it:
- the ORC6 gene encoding origin recognition complex subunit 6 isoform X2, with product MERGAVQRLAARLGLTEPGVIRKAEEYLRLSQVRCLGFMAQVTATSAAVMCLDLAASFMKQPVDRSYCVKLSGLNKTAYQSFMKSLECLLEVKPRLGMRDLAVQFCCTEAVNTASKILQRYESSLSEAQQMDLDLSKPLFTTAALFTACRCLKVKVDKTKMLAASGVKKAIFDRLCSQLEKISKQLSQEDVSQAEEPPEILQTNLEHCEKEDESEDDEEMPCKRLKTETKEDYEEWKKKILENAAKAQETSSGMEMSVLVKGPKYSKKQ
- the ORC6 gene encoding origin recognition complex subunit 6 isoform X1; the protein is MERGAVQRLAARLGLTEPGVIRKAEEYLRLSQVRCLGFMAQVTATSAAVMCLDLAASFMKQPVDRSYCVKLSGLNKTAYQSFMKSLECLLEVKPRLGMRDLAVQFCCTEAVNTASKILQRYESSLSEAQQMDLDLSKPLFTTAALFTACRCLKVKVDKTKMLAASGVKKAIFDRLCSQLEKISKQLSQEDVSQAEEPPEILQTNLEHCEKEDESEDDEEMPCKRLKTETKEDYEEWKKKILENAAKAQETSRSTASVVPPSNTAATCS